In one Trichlorobacter lovleyi SZ genomic region, the following are encoded:
- a CDS encoding response regulator, which translates to MRVLVVEDERKIAEALKLGLEAEGYQVVTAASGEEGFFCLNADYFDLMLLDLMLPGHDGLEVLQTLRAKGFTLPVLILTGRDTVEDRVLGLDSGADDYLVKPFAFPELLARIRLLLRRGRHETANVLTLADLELNLPTHQALRDGQLLDLTSREFELLEYLLRHQGHVVSREMLAHDVWKVRERSTPLDNVIDVNIARLRRKLDGPFPLKLIRTIRGVGFMATAEDDHAAAQ; encoded by the coding sequence ATGCGTGTTCTGGTGGTTGAAGATGAGCGCAAGATTGCTGAAGCACTGAAGCTGGGGCTTGAGGCAGAAGGCTATCAGGTGGTCACCGCAGCCAGCGGTGAAGAGGGATTTTTTTGCCTGAATGCCGACTATTTTGATCTGATGCTGCTTGATCTGATGCTGCCGGGCCATGATGGTCTGGAAGTATTACAGACGTTGCGGGCCAAGGGTTTTACCCTGCCAGTACTGATTCTGACAGGGCGGGACACGGTTGAAGACCGGGTCTTGGGCCTGGACAGCGGTGCCGATGACTACCTGGTCAAGCCGTTTGCCTTTCCTGAGTTGCTGGCACGGATACGTCTATTATTGCGGCGCGGCAGACATGAAACGGCTAACGTGCTGACGCTGGCAGACCTTGAACTGAACCTGCCGACCCACCAGGCCCTCCGTGACGGGCAGCTGCTTGACCTGACCTCCCGTGAATTCGAACTGCTGGAATATCTGCTGCGGCATCAGGGACATGTGGTATCCCGCGAGATGCTGGCCCATGATGTCTGGAAGGTGCGAGAGCGCTCCACACCGCTTGACAATGTCATTGACGTCAATATCGCCCGTCTGCGCCGTAAGCTGGATGGCCCCTTCCCGCTGAAACTGATCCGCACCATCCGTGGTGTCGGTTTTATGGCAACTGCCGAGGATGATCATGCCGCGGCTCAGTA